The genome window GTTTGGTTGAATAAGCTCACTGGGCTGTAGTTACAATGCTGAACAGTGTGTAAGCACACCCATTGTGTGAGATTTAATGTGCTGGAAGATTAGGTCCAGGGAAATGACACTGTGACCTTGAGTGAATAGTCTGGGCTTTTTCCAACAGCAATGTTAACATGTGgtaaattaaatgcatttctactcttttcttttctgctctgtgcagcttcttGTTGATTTCTAGCGGGCAGCCAGTTAGCATGGTGGAGCAGATCACAGGGAATTTTACAGCAAGAACCCCAAATCCATGTCTTTTTGATACACACAGTGGATACACTGCTTGCATTTGACTATCAAAGCATCTTTCTCACTCACCGGCAATGGGTGGTCCGAGCAAGCCTCCACTACTGCGTATGAGCATGAAGAATCCCAGAGCGCTTCCGAGCCTGTGGATGCCCACAACCTCAGCCAGCACAGTGATGTGGGTGGCTACTGTGGCGCCATACGCAAGGCCGTAAGCTGCACTGAAAGCAACCAGCTCCGGGAACGACGACGCCAGTGGGCAGAGGAGTAACACGGTACCCAGCAGAGTCACTgaagctgtcagctgctgtaCCTGGTAGGAGCAGAGACACGGGAGAAGGATTGTTCATCAGCTCCTGCACCTGGACACACTTTTCAGGCAGGACATTGCTTCTTTACAGGAAAAATTCGACATCCTGCAAAATATACCTCTTCTCGTTCTTGCCCAGAGTTAGACCAGATCAGACCCTGAAGCCTCAACCAGAAGCGGATCAGTTtatcttagcatgaagactgaaaggagggaggaacagctagcctggctttgccTAAAAATCTGCCTGCATGTATGTGAAAGACTACTTCTTGGTTTCCTGGAGCTTTGTTGTTACTCTGAGGTCACCAGGCTAGCAGTGAAGCCAACAGAAGTTACTGCTCCATGACAAATGGCAACatgacattttcacacttttgtacagattaaacaaacaagatatgcATTCATTAGTGAGCTGGATGGTTGATTTGTTATTTTCTACCTTTTTCGCAGCCAGTTTAGCTGTTTACCCCTGATtccagtcttgatgctaagctaagctaagtggctCGTGGCTGTAGATTTATAGCTAGTGCAGGCCCTACATACGTGGtagtgatatcaatcttctcactCAACTCCCGGCAAGAAAGTGGATGCACTTATATCCCAAATGAAACTTTTCCTTTGATATAATAACATACATGGTCGCAGCCATACATTTGCTATCAGATATatgattttcaaaatgttgttggTAACTATTAAACTGAACGTACTGTCTGCACCAGTCTCAAGTTTGCCACCCAGCCAAAGAACACCCTTCCGAACAGGTCCAACACTGCAGAGATGGACATGAGTGCAGCTGCCTGGTACTCCTCAATCCCCTTACTGCGAGCATATGGAACCAGGAAGAGAGCTGGGGCAAAGAAACCCAGTGCAGCAAACACGCCAAACATTGAGTAGACCATGAATTGAGCATTGGTGATGAGGGTATAATCTACGTAGCGAAGAATTTTGGCCCTTAGTTCATCCCTCTTAGTCCTGTTGCTCGAGTCTTGTACTTCTATGGTCGACTTGAGTATCTCTTCAGGGTCCTCAAGACATGCTTTAATTGTCCTCTGATCCGACCCATCAGATATTCTCAGCTCCCCCGCCTCTAGGCAGTTTGTTGTGCTCTGCTCGATATCATTTTTTGGTAGCAATTCCAGGCACAAgccatcctcctcttctttgaCCTCACATGTCATGTCTCTGGTGGCTTTTAGGGGCCTGAGCAGCATCCCGCAAATACACAGGTTAAGCTGGAGACCCCCCAGGATTAACAAACCGCCCCTCCAGGAGtagctgtcaatcaaaagcTGGAACAGAGGTGTGAGGACAAAGGTAAAGATGCACTCTCCAGCACTGGCCAGAGCATTTGCCACTGGCCGCCTCTTCTCAAAGTACAAGCCCAGCATGGTCACTGTGGGGGTCCACGTGAGTGCATAGCCAAAACCTGCAGAAAAGGAGACCAGTGAACGTCATCtttggtgagtttgtgttgtgtacatgttgcTCCAAACCACTCACCATTTAGAAACCCCACTGTTACATAGAGCTCAATCAGGTTACGAGCAAAAGACCCAAGCACAACTCCTACGGTGCATATCAGTCCTCCAATTATCACTACAGAGCGATGGCTGAAGCGAGCACTCAGAGCCGAAGctacaggagctgcagaggaacacATAGGACATTTATATAGATTCTATTCAGGTCATGTACGTACAGTAATTCCATTTGGAGCAACAAAACTGCATTATACTGTGTAGTTATGCactatttattttaaagatgatAACTGAAGATGCTCTCTTAAATTAGTATTCTCAGTGAAAATAGACATGAAGTTACAAAattaa of Chelmon rostratus isolate fCheRos1 chromosome 6, fCheRos1.pri, whole genome shotgun sequence contains these proteins:
- the si:dkey-246g23.4 gene encoding monocarboxylate transporter 13 produces the protein MCFTQDIWVLQKPAQIIMDSSGKAQRVRPAVAPAAAPDGGYSWFILLSCFQVFGLTFGVIKSFGVFYVEIHQYFETTATGTSWITSVAVATIHIVAPVASALSARFSHRSVVIIGGLICTVGVVLGSFARNLIELYVTVGFLNGFGYALTWTPTVTMLGLYFEKRRPVANALASAGECIFTFVLTPLFQLLIDSYSWRGGLLILGGLQLNLCICGMLLRPLKATRDMTCEVKEEEDGLCLELLPKNDIEQSTTNCLEAGELRISDGSDQRTIKACLEDPEEILKSTIEVQDSSNRTKRDELRAKILRYVDYTLITNAQFMVYSMFGVFAALGFFAPALFLVPYARSKGIEEYQAAALMSISAVLDLFGRVFFGWVANLRLVQTVQQLTASVTLLGTVLLLCPLASSFPELVAFSAAYGLAYGATVATHITVLAEVVGIHRLGSALGFFMLIRSSGGLLGPPIAGFFIDKMSDYGTGFLMAGVALIVSAMFLLLLHQMNRRGQASATKMHDTHTDRMGQSISAEAKEQDVT